A region of Ictidomys tridecemlineatus isolate mIctTri1 chromosome 4, mIctTri1.hap1, whole genome shotgun sequence DNA encodes the following proteins:
- the Pate3 gene encoding prostate and testis expressed protein 3, which translates to MNKRFLSLFCLTCLIVEAISTRCIICHLRTHSDRCRRGFGVCHTKKNESCMSLKIFQDNTLQVLYTVCQKFCKNLTYDFHNRTYVHECCDYNSCNYRL; encoded by the exons ATGAACAAACGCTTCTTGTCACTCTTCTGCCTCACCTGCCTCATTGTGG AAGCAATATCTACAAGATGCATAATCTGCCATCTTCGCACACATTCAGATCGTTGTAGAAGAGGATTTGGTGTTTGTCATACTAAGAAAAATGAGTCATGCATGAGCCTAAAGATCTTCCAGG ATAACACTCTCCAGGTGTTATATACAGTGTGTCAGAAGTTCTGCAAAAACTTGACATATGACTTCCACAATCGGACTTATGTTCATGAATGCTGCGACTACAATTCTTGTAACTATAGACTCTAG